The proteins below come from a single Pandoraea apista genomic window:
- a CDS encoding amino acid ABC transporter substrate-binding protein has translation MNGFAEVNWKVAAKRVALGLSVWFAAAGAVSTAMAAPAKADAVVALPTLNGDLTGTLKKIHDTGLITLGYREAAIPFAYVNDKGKPVGYTMDLCYAVVDAVKSALNMPNLRVREMSITPQNRIPLVKNGTVDLDCAPNTITPERAEQVGFSHPYYVSEVRLLVNKKDNIRGLEDLKGQNLVASAGSTGERLARLQADKGGFRVIPARDHGESMMTLETGRAKAFALDDVLLAGLRATAREPGDFVIVGAPLETELNALMLRRDDPQFKRFVDTTLAHVFSSGEIRRLQRKWFQQPIPPRNVNLNLEPSKEVIEVWHKGSQVTE, from the coding sequence GTGAACGGTTTCGCTGAAGTCAACTGGAAAGTCGCCGCCAAACGCGTCGCATTAGGTCTCTCCGTCTGGTTTGCCGCCGCCGGTGCGGTATCGACGGCCATGGCCGCCCCCGCCAAGGCAGACGCCGTCGTCGCGCTGCCCACGCTGAACGGCGATCTGACCGGCACCCTCAAGAAAATTCACGACACAGGCCTTATCACGCTTGGTTACCGCGAAGCCGCCATTCCATTCGCCTACGTGAACGACAAGGGCAAGCCCGTCGGCTACACGATGGATCTCTGCTACGCGGTCGTCGACGCCGTGAAGTCGGCCCTCAATATGCCGAATCTGCGCGTGCGCGAAATGTCGATTACCCCGCAGAACCGCATTCCGCTGGTGAAGAACGGTACGGTTGACCTCGATTGCGCCCCGAATACGATTACGCCGGAACGTGCCGAACAGGTCGGCTTCAGTCATCCGTACTATGTCTCGGAGGTTCGCCTGCTGGTGAACAAGAAGGACAATATTCGCGGTCTCGAAGACCTGAAGGGGCAGAATCTCGTGGCATCGGCCGGCTCCACCGGTGAGCGCCTGGCACGCCTTCAGGCCGACAAGGGCGGGTTCCGTGTGATTCCTGCTCGCGATCATGGCGAATCGATGATGACGCTAGAAACCGGACGCGCCAAAGCGTTCGCACTGGACGACGTGCTGCTCGCCGGTCTGCGCGCAACGGCACGTGAGCCGGGGGACTTTGTCATCGTCGGTGCGCCGCTGGAGACAGAGCTCAACGCGCTGATGCTGCGCCGCGACGATCCGCAATTCAAACGCTTTGTCGATACGACGCTCGCCCACGTCTTCAGCTCGGGCGAGATCCGTCGCCTCCAGCGCAAGTGGTTCCAGCAACCGATTCCTCCGCGTAACGTGAACCTGAACCTCGAGCCGAGCAAGGAGGTGATCGAGGTTTGGCACAAAGGGTCGCAAGTGACCGAATGA
- a CDS encoding amino acid ABC transporter substrate-binding protein: MPGLPRVNTVGLPLPQYAEDSPALGDRVATLSATSDVAPTMARIRERGRIVLGYRQTAVPFSYVDANDRPTGLAWALCQRIVPALQRELAMRDLRVTPVRVIEQMRGPLIKGDAIDIDCAPSTVTATRGKQVAFSLPYYAANIRLLVRKGAGIASVDDMRGLRLAVVQGTTAERLVRAHHLRAGFQLLMARDYADAFRMLREHRAQALALDDVLLEGLRATSKSPDRFEIVGPPLSDRPEYYALVLPKDDPAFKASVDAALAEMFRNGEVARLQRESFQTAVPPFGHNLNLGLSADVLAVWAAGARYGAASGRDAKPDPLPKPTEHDASASPQPPGS, encoded by the coding sequence ATGCCAGGGTTGCCACGCGTGAATACGGTGGGGCTGCCGTTGCCGCAGTATGCGGAGGATTCGCCGGCATTGGGCGATAGGGTTGCTACGTTATCTGCGACGTCTGACGTGGCGCCCACGATGGCACGTATTCGCGAGCGAGGTCGCATCGTGCTCGGCTATCGGCAGACGGCTGTACCGTTTTCGTACGTCGACGCGAATGATCGACCCACGGGGCTGGCATGGGCACTCTGCCAACGTATCGTGCCCGCGTTGCAACGCGAGCTGGCGATGCGAGACCTGCGCGTGACACCTGTTCGCGTGATCGAGCAGATGCGCGGCCCGTTAATCAAGGGCGACGCCATTGACATTGATTGCGCACCGTCGACCGTCACGGCAACGCGGGGAAAGCAGGTGGCTTTTAGCCTTCCATACTATGCGGCGAACATTCGCCTGCTGGTGAGGAAAGGCGCAGGTATCGCGTCCGTCGACGACATGCGGGGGCTCCGCCTCGCTGTTGTGCAAGGCACCACCGCTGAGCGGCTCGTGCGAGCCCACCACCTCCGTGCGGGCTTCCAACTGCTCATGGCACGCGACTACGCTGACGCGTTTCGCATGCTGCGCGAACATCGGGCTCAAGCGCTCGCACTCGATGACGTGCTTCTCGAAGGGCTGCGCGCCACGAGCAAGTCGCCCGATCGCTTCGAAATCGTCGGGCCACCGCTGTCGGATCGCCCTGAGTACTACGCTCTGGTGCTGCCGAAGGACGATCCCGCCTTCAAGGCCAGCGTAGACGCCGCACTCGCCGAGATGTTCCGCAACGGCGAAGTCGCCAGACTTCAACGCGAATCGTTTCAAACCGCCGTGCCGCCCTTCGGGCACAACCTGAATCTCGGCCTGTCCGCCGATGTGCTCGCTGTCTGGGCCGCCGGTGCCCGCTACGGTGCCGCTTCAGGTCGGGATGCTAAACCTGACCCGCTTCCTAAACCCACGGAACACGATGCCTCGGCCTCCCCTCAACCTCCCGGGAGCTAA
- the kdpF gene encoding K(+)-transporting ATPase subunit F, whose amino-acid sequence MTAMYWLSGGLTLALLVYLVYALFKPEDLA is encoded by the coding sequence ATGACAGCCATGTACTGGCTGAGCGGCGGACTCACGCTCGCGCTGCTCGTTTATCTCGTCTACGCGCTGTTCAAGCCGGAGGACCTAGCATGA
- a CDS encoding AAA family ATPase: protein MTRLIFFCGHSGAGKTTLAKRLIRPLIARSGEAFCLLDKDTLYGDYSASVMGALTGNPNDRDSPLYLQTLREPEYAGLLETARENLRLGVNVLVVGPLSRELREGLLFDRAWLGIDDDVGVHVVWVDLDEAQAKARIEHRGNPNDAYKLAHWDEYRVRRFLPPAAAFPGLIRFDNTAPTLDDDERLLQTLLAQTR from the coding sequence ATGACCCGCCTCATTTTCTTTTGCGGTCACTCGGGTGCAGGCAAGACAACGCTCGCAAAGCGGTTGATCCGACCGTTGATCGCGCGTAGCGGCGAGGCGTTTTGCCTGCTGGACAAGGATACGCTTTACGGCGATTACAGCGCGTCGGTAATGGGCGCGCTGACCGGTAATCCGAATGACCGGGACAGTCCGCTGTATTTGCAGACGCTGCGCGAGCCGGAGTATGCCGGACTGCTGGAGACGGCGCGGGAGAATCTGCGCCTCGGTGTGAATGTTCTGGTGGTCGGGCCGCTGTCTCGCGAGTTGCGCGAAGGGTTGTTGTTCGACCGTGCATGGCTCGGTATCGATGACGACGTGGGCGTTCATGTGGTCTGGGTCGATCTGGACGAGGCGCAAGCGAAGGCGCGCATCGAGCATCGCGGCAATCCGAACGACGCTTACAAGCTCGCGCATTGGGACGAGTACCGTGTACGCCGTTTCCTGCCGCCCGCCGCGGCGTTCCCCGGACTCATTCGTTTCGACAACACCGCACCGACGCTGGATGACGACGAGCGGCTGCTGCAAACGCTGTTGGCACAGACGCGCTGA
- a CDS encoding SDR family oxidoreductase, producing the protein MADHSIKGKVVLIAGGAKNLGGLIARDLAQHGAKAIAVHYNSQASKAHADETVAAIEALGAKAVAFQADLSTAAAVEKLFADTVRTFGRPDIAINTVGKVLKKPLVEISEAEYDEMSAVNSKTAFFFLKEAGKHVNDHGKVLTLVTSLLGAFTPFYASYAGTKAPVEHFTRAAAKELGARGISVTAVGPGPMDTPFFYPAEGEDAVAYHKTAAALSPFSKTGLTDIEDVVPFIRHLVSDGWWITGQTILINGGYTTK; encoded by the coding sequence ATGGCCGATCACTCGATAAAGGGCAAAGTGGTTCTGATCGCAGGGGGTGCGAAGAACCTGGGCGGATTGATTGCTCGCGACTTGGCACAGCATGGCGCCAAAGCCATCGCAGTCCACTACAACAGCCAGGCCAGCAAAGCCCATGCGGACGAGACCGTGGCTGCAATCGAGGCTTTGGGCGCCAAGGCAGTCGCTTTTCAAGCAGACCTCAGCACTGCTGCCGCCGTCGAGAAACTGTTTGCCGACACCGTCAGGACATTTGGCCGCCCGGACATTGCGATCAATACGGTAGGCAAGGTGCTAAAGAAGCCGCTGGTCGAGATTAGCGAAGCCGAATACGACGAGATGAGTGCAGTCAATTCGAAGACGGCGTTCTTCTTCCTCAAAGAGGCGGGAAAGCACGTCAACGACCATGGAAAAGTCCTGACCTTGGTGACTTCGCTGCTAGGGGCTTTCACGCCGTTCTACGCGTCCTACGCTGGCACGAAAGCACCGGTGGAGCATTTCACTCGTGCGGCGGCCAAGGAGTTGGGCGCGCGCGGCATTTCGGTGACGGCAGTCGGGCCGGGCCCGATGGACACGCCGTTCTTCTATCCCGCCGAAGGGGAGGATGCCGTGGCTTACCACAAAACCGCTGCGGCGCTGTCCCCGTTTAGCAAGACCGGACTCACCGACATCGAAGACGTTGTGCCGTTTATTCGTCACCTTGTCAGCGATGGCTGGTGGATTACCGGGCAGACAATTCTCATCAACGGCGGCTACACCACGAAGTGA
- the kdpA gene encoding potassium-transporting ATPase subunit KdpA, producing MTVNAWIQLGVFLVVLLVLARPLGHFMADVLAGESRVNRWFAPLERGLYRLCGIDPEKEMHWRAYALALIGFNALGAFAVYALQRWQVWLPLNPQGFGAVTPDSSMNTAVSFISNTNWQGYSGESTMSYLTQMLGLAVQNFMSAATGIAVVIALIRGFARHTAQTIGNFWVDMTRITLYILVPLSIVIAAVFMSQGVIQNFDAYKDVSTLQATHYDNPVLGPDGQPKVDAAGKPVTTPAVTQTQTLPMGPVASQEAIKMLGTNGGGFFNANSAHPYENPTPLSNFLQILAIFLIPAALCSAFGRMVGDRRQGVAILAAMTIAFSIAAVATVSAEQAGNPVLTTLGADQQASATQAGGNMEGKETRFGIAASGIFATVTTAASCGAVNAMHDSLTPLGGMVPMLLMQLGEVVFGGVGSGLYGMLVFAMLAVFVAGLMIGRTPEYLGKKIEAFEMKMVAVAVLMTPLLVLCGTAVAVLAAAGQAGVANPGTHGFSEILYAYSSAANNNGSAFAGLSANTPFYNNTLAVAMWFGRFWVIVPVLAIAGALARKKRIAATSGTLPTHGPLFVVLLLGTVLLVGALTYVPALALGPVAEHLAMIGAH from the coding sequence ATGACAGTCAATGCCTGGATTCAGCTCGGCGTATTCCTCGTCGTGCTGCTGGTGCTGGCTCGCCCGCTCGGCCATTTCATGGCCGACGTTCTCGCCGGCGAATCTCGTGTGAACCGCTGGTTCGCGCCTCTGGAGCGCGGGCTCTATCGCCTGTGCGGTATCGATCCCGAAAAGGAAATGCACTGGCGCGCCTACGCGTTGGCTTTGATCGGCTTCAACGCCCTCGGTGCTTTCGCGGTCTACGCGCTGCAACGCTGGCAAGTCTGGCTGCCGCTCAACCCGCAAGGGTTTGGCGCCGTGACGCCCGACTCGTCGATGAACACGGCCGTGAGTTTCATCTCGAACACGAACTGGCAGGGCTACTCGGGCGAATCGACCATGAGCTATCTGACGCAGATGCTCGGTCTGGCCGTTCAGAATTTCATGTCGGCCGCTACGGGTATCGCGGTGGTCATTGCGCTCATTCGCGGCTTCGCGCGCCACACGGCGCAGACGATCGGCAATTTCTGGGTCGATATGACCCGCATTACGCTCTACATTCTGGTACCGCTGTCGATCGTTATCGCCGCCGTGTTCATGAGTCAGGGCGTGATTCAGAATTTCGACGCCTATAAGGACGTGAGCACGCTGCAAGCTACGCACTACGACAATCCGGTGCTTGGCCCGGACGGTCAGCCGAAGGTCGATGCCGCCGGTAAGCCGGTGACGACGCCTGCCGTGACACAGACGCAAACACTGCCGATGGGCCCGGTCGCCTCGCAGGAAGCGATCAAGATGCTCGGCACGAACGGTGGCGGTTTCTTCAACGCGAACTCGGCTCACCCGTACGAAAACCCGACGCCGCTGTCGAATTTCCTGCAGATCCTCGCGATCTTCCTGATCCCGGCGGCGCTTTGCTCCGCATTTGGCCGCATGGTGGGCGATCGTCGTCAGGGAGTGGCGATTCTCGCCGCCATGACGATCGCATTCTCAATTGCCGCGGTCGCCACGGTGTCAGCCGAGCAAGCCGGTAACCCTGTGCTGACGACGCTTGGTGCAGACCAGCAAGCAAGCGCCACGCAGGCCGGCGGCAACATGGAAGGCAAGGAGACGCGCTTCGGTATCGCTGCGTCGGGCATTTTTGCAACGGTGACGACGGCTGCGTCGTGCGGTGCGGTCAACGCCATGCACGACTCGCTCACGCCGCTGGGCGGCATGGTGCCGATGTTGCTGATGCAGTTGGGTGAAGTGGTCTTCGGCGGGGTCGGCTCGGGCCTGTACGGCATGCTGGTCTTTGCAATGCTCGCGGTGTTCGTGGCCGGACTGATGATCGGGCGCACACCAGAATACCTCGGCAAGAAGATCGAAGCGTTCGAGATGAAGATGGTCGCCGTCGCCGTTCTCATGACGCCGCTGCTCGTGCTGTGCGGTACCGCCGTCGCGGTGCTTGCCGCGGCAGGTCAGGCGGGCGTTGCAAATCCCGGCACTCACGGCTTCTCGGAAATTCTCTACGCCTATAGCTCGGCGGCGAACAACAACGGCAGCGCGTTTGCCGGTTTGTCGGCCAACACGCCGTTCTACAACAACACGCTGGCGGTCGCGATGTGGTTCGGCCGGTTCTGGGTGATCGTGCCGGTGCTGGCCATTGCCGGCGCACTCGCCCGCAAGAAACGGATTGCCGCAACGTCAGGCACGTTGCCCACGCACGGTCCGCTGTTCGTAGTGCTGTTGCTCGGCACGGTATTGCTGGTGGGCGCGCTCACCTACGTACCGGCGCTTGCACTCGGTCCCGTCGCCGAACATCTGGCGATGATCGGCGCGCATTGA
- a CDS encoding cupin domain-containing protein yields the protein MTAPSLITFAPDQAGEAIFDHPAEARRVSGNPQRVTRPFYTDALGEFDCGEWTCEVGAWRIAFGAHRQEYFSVIEGRIRISDLDGNVSEFGPGDACVIPAGFEGVFEVVEPVRKHFVMFERKAQS from the coding sequence ATGACTGCTCCTTCTCTGATTACCTTTGCGCCCGATCAGGCGGGCGAAGCCATCTTCGATCATCCCGCTGAGGCCCGCCGCGTGAGCGGCAATCCGCAACGGGTAACGCGTCCGTTCTACACCGATGCGCTGGGCGAGTTCGATTGCGGGGAATGGACGTGTGAGGTCGGCGCGTGGCGCATCGCTTTCGGTGCGCATCGTCAGGAGTATTTCTCGGTGATCGAGGGCCGTATTCGTATCAGCGATCTCGACGGTAACGTGTCGGAGTTCGGGCCGGGCGACGCCTGTGTGATCCCGGCGGGCTTCGAAGGGGTGTTCGAAGTGGTGGAGCCGGTCCGTAAGCATTTCGTGATGTTCGAGCGCAAGGCGCAATCATGA
- the trxA gene encoding thioredoxin encodes MDTNLASFDTDVLSVSHQVPVLVDFWAPWCGPCNVLGPLLEKLEAEAQGRIRLVKINADENAQLCAEYGVRSLPTVVAFVDGEPVDQFVGALPEGQLRAFIDRVVPNPAEMARRVARGALQEGKPEVARDALQAALALDPAHDDVRLDLVDVLLGMGDVGSARTELTLLSPRTAASGDARIAALTTRIAAAEQASHLPPAQTLLARVAAEPDNLQARLDLANRYLADRAYEPALQTLLDIVQRDRSFGDDAGRKSMLAIFDALSETDPATVAVWRRKLSAALN; translated from the coding sequence ATCGATACCAACCTCGCCAGTTTCGACACCGACGTGCTGTCCGTCTCGCATCAGGTGCCTGTGCTGGTCGACTTCTGGGCGCCGTGGTGCGGCCCATGCAACGTGCTTGGCCCGCTGCTGGAAAAGCTGGAGGCGGAAGCCCAGGGACGCATTCGTCTTGTGAAAATCAACGCTGACGAGAACGCACAGCTTTGCGCGGAGTACGGCGTGCGCAGTCTGCCCACGGTGGTGGCGTTCGTGGACGGCGAGCCCGTGGACCAGTTTGTGGGGGCGCTGCCCGAGGGGCAACTGCGCGCGTTCATCGACCGCGTGGTGCCGAATCCGGCGGAGATGGCGCGTCGCGTGGCGCGTGGGGCTTTGCAAGAGGGCAAGCCGGAGGTCGCGCGCGATGCGTTGCAGGCCGCGCTTGCGCTGGACCCTGCGCATGACGACGTGCGCCTCGATCTCGTCGACGTTTTGCTGGGGATGGGCGACGTCGGGAGTGCGCGCACGGAGCTGACGTTGCTTTCGCCGCGTACGGCCGCGAGCGGTGACGCCCGCATCGCCGCGCTGACCACGCGCATCGCTGCGGCGGAGCAGGCGAGCCATTTGCCGCCCGCGCAGACATTACTCGCGCGCGTGGCGGCTGAGCCGGATAACTTGCAGGCGCGGCTCGATCTGGCGAATCGTTATCTGGCCGACCGCGCATACGAGCCGGCCTTGCAGACGTTGCTGGATATCGTGCAGCGCGACCGTTCGTTTGGCGACGACGCCGGCCGCAAGTCGATGCTGGCCATTTTCGATGCGCTGTCCGAAACCGATCCGGCCACGGTCGCCGTATGGCGACGCAAGCTGAGCGCGGCGCTCAACTAA
- a CDS encoding cation:proton antiporter, with protein sequence MHAGHGTAIFFTQLLLLVLVGRLLGEVMQRLRQPAVMGQLLAGVVLGPSVFGALMPAWQHAVFPDSEAQKKMLDAVSELGVLLLLLSTGLETDLGLVRRMKRMAIFASAGGMLIPFACGFALGWHLPDNLLPHPEARLVTSLFLGTALSISSVKVVAMVIREVDYLRRNIGQIILAAAILDDTTGWIIIAAIAGLGASGSIDLGHLSFSLGGTLLFIVLCFTVGKRAVAVAVRWTNDRFTSEMPVLSAILVITFVLALATDKLGVHTALGAFMAGVMIGQSPILIEQIEAQLRGLIVALFAPVFFGVAGLSVDLTILFDWRMLGLVAGLILIASIGKFSGCFIGGRLGGMSSAEALALATGMNARGSTEIIVASIGLSLGVLSKDLFTMIVIMALMTTLIMPPVLRRALVRIPLSEQEKARLEKEAAEEKDFLPNVERILAAVDGSANGRFAAWIAGLTAGVRGTLTTVLAPAPAATDGGKTARTASRSAQEALEPEGAGQRKPAGHHENDDDRNQANGKGADDEGTGRDAYDIALAAATLAVARAPGTPGVEDDASQNHAREASRLVLRERTGKPPQKTPELPHGPVKESKTRGDDDTPAPSDGSDTHAPRHEPVGEAHDDKRVSEATEEGDFGARDPSDTAHEQEVSHPDSSHEATRISDEIAKGYGFVIAGFDAPGEESDSDVPPLPLPTGVLPLTKAFDGAIGIVLAHGDHIRQPDASLNILVPVSGTDYSRHAAELAITLARAANAPVTALHVSARVAPGMLHRRWRPRVLRPDAAEAAMMENLHALAERNGVKLRTRLLAGGKVDEAVLHQIHHGKHNLLVLGVQPRFGDRLNFGAISHRLLEERRCSVIVLSA encoded by the coding sequence ATGCACGCAGGCCACGGCACCGCAATCTTCTTCACGCAGCTCCTTTTACTGGTCCTCGTCGGCCGTCTGCTCGGCGAGGTAATGCAACGCCTGCGGCAGCCCGCAGTCATGGGCCAGTTGCTGGCGGGCGTGGTACTCGGCCCGTCGGTCTTCGGTGCGCTCATGCCTGCCTGGCAACATGCCGTATTCCCCGACTCGGAAGCCCAGAAAAAGATGCTCGACGCGGTCTCCGAGCTGGGGGTGCTGCTGCTTCTGCTCTCCACCGGACTGGAAACCGACCTCGGCCTCGTTCGCCGCATGAAGCGAATGGCGATCTTCGCCTCCGCAGGCGGCATGCTGATTCCGTTCGCCTGCGGGTTCGCACTCGGCTGGCATCTGCCCGATAATCTGCTGCCACACCCCGAAGCGCGACTCGTCACCTCCCTCTTCCTCGGCACGGCACTCTCCATCTCGTCGGTCAAAGTCGTGGCCATGGTCATTCGCGAGGTGGACTACCTGCGCCGCAACATTGGCCAGATCATTCTCGCGGCCGCCATTCTCGACGACACCACTGGCTGGATCATCATTGCGGCCATTGCCGGCTTGGGCGCGAGCGGTTCGATCGATCTCGGGCACCTGTCGTTCAGCCTCGGCGGCACGTTGCTGTTCATCGTGCTGTGCTTCACCGTCGGCAAACGGGCCGTCGCCGTGGCGGTGCGCTGGACGAACGACCGCTTCACCAGTGAAATGCCCGTGCTGAGCGCGATTCTCGTCATCACCTTCGTGCTGGCGCTCGCGACCGACAAACTTGGCGTGCACACTGCGCTGGGCGCCTTCATGGCAGGTGTCATGATCGGACAGTCGCCCATTCTCATCGAACAGATCGAAGCGCAGCTACGCGGGCTCATCGTCGCCCTCTTCGCCCCTGTGTTCTTCGGCGTGGCGGGGCTGTCGGTCGATCTGACGATCCTGTTCGACTGGCGAATGCTCGGGCTCGTCGCCGGCCTGATCCTGATTGCCAGCATCGGCAAATTCTCTGGATGTTTCATCGGCGGACGCCTCGGCGGCATGTCCTCGGCCGAAGCCCTGGCCCTTGCGACCGGTATGAACGCGCGCGGCTCCACCGAGATTATCGTGGCGAGCATCGGGCTGTCGCTCGGTGTCCTCAGCAAAGACCTGTTCACGATGATCGTAATCATGGCACTCATGACTACGCTCATCATGCCACCCGTGTTGCGGCGAGCGCTCGTTCGCATTCCGCTCTCTGAACAGGAGAAAGCGCGACTTGAGAAGGAGGCCGCCGAAGAGAAGGACTTCCTGCCGAACGTCGAACGCATTCTGGCCGCCGTCGACGGTAGCGCCAACGGACGCTTTGCCGCCTGGATCGCCGGCCTGACGGCCGGGGTGCGCGGCACGCTCACGACGGTGCTGGCGCCGGCACCTGCCGCCACCGACGGCGGAAAGACCGCACGCACGGCGAGCAGGTCTGCACAGGAGGCACTGGAGCCTGAAGGTGCCGGACAACGCAAACCTGCCGGGCATCACGAGAACGACGACGACCGGAACCAGGCGAACGGCAAGGGGGCCGACGACGAAGGCACCGGGCGCGACGCCTACGACATTGCCCTCGCAGCGGCCACGCTGGCGGTGGCGCGGGCGCCTGGCACGCCGGGCGTGGAAGACGATGCGAGCCAGAATCACGCACGCGAGGCGTCGCGGCTGGTGCTGCGCGAGCGTACGGGCAAGCCGCCCCAGAAGACCCCCGAGCTGCCGCATGGGCCGGTCAAGGAAAGCAAAACCCGGGGTGACGACGACACGCCAGCACCATCGGACGGTAGTGACACCCATGCCCCGCGACACGAGCCGGTGGGCGAAGCGCACGACGACAAGCGCGTGAGCGAGGCAACCGAGGAAGGTGATTTCGGCGCGCGTGATCCGTCTGACACTGCACATGAGCAAGAGGTATCGCACCCCGACAGCAGTCACGAAGCCACTCGAATTTCCGACGAAATCGCCAAGGGCTACGGCTTCGTGATCGCCGGATTCGACGCGCCCGGCGAGGAATCCGATTCGGATGTCCCACCGCTCCCCCTGCCCACGGGCGTCCTCCCGCTGACCAAGGCGTTCGATGGCGCAATCGGCATCGTACTCGCGCATGGCGACCATATCCGCCAACCCGATGCGTCGCTGAATATCCTCGTCCCGGTCTCAGGCACCGACTATTCGAGGCACGCAGCCGAACTCGCCATCACGCTGGCACGGGCGGCCAACGCGCCCGTCACCGCTCTGCACGTCTCTGCACGCGTCGCGCCGGGCATGCTGCATCGGCGCTGGCGTCCGAGGGTGCTGCGCCCAGACGCCGCCGAAGCCGCGATGATGGAAAATCTCCACGCGCTGGCAGAACGAAACGGCGTAAAGCTGCGCACGCGCCTGCTCGCTGGCGGCAAGGTCGACGAAGCTGTGCTGCATCAGATCCATCACGGCAAGCACAATCTGCTCGTACTCGGCGTGCAACCGCGTTTCGGCGACCGCCTCAACTTCGGCGCGATCTCGCACCGCCTGCTTGAAGAGCGCCGCTGTTCGGTCATTGTGCTGAGTGCGTGA
- a CDS encoding LysR family transcriptional regulator produces the protein MDRFDRYRVFLKVAEMGSFIKAAHALDVPRASASAAIQQLESEVGARLLHRTTRQVRLTADGALLLERVRAVLANVEEIDSLFHASQRQVSGLLQIDVPSRIARRLIAPALPTLLQRHPHLRLMLRSSDRAVDLVQDGVDCVVRVGSLHNSSLVVRLLGTIALINCASAAYLKENGVPEHPDGLSAGHAMVGYASPTTGRELPWEYLSEEGVECTVDVPSRVVTNNAEDYIACCRAGLGLIQIPRFDVQYLLDSGELVEVMPAHRPASMPVSLLYPHRRQRSRRLTVFMEWFDELMREHLEA, from the coding sequence ATGGATAGATTTGACCGGTACCGAGTCTTCTTGAAGGTTGCCGAGATGGGCAGTTTCATCAAAGCGGCGCATGCGTTGGATGTGCCGCGTGCCTCGGCGTCTGCCGCCATACAGCAATTGGAGAGCGAGGTAGGCGCTCGGTTGCTGCACCGGACCACTCGTCAGGTGCGACTAACGGCTGACGGTGCGCTGCTGCTCGAACGTGTGCGCGCGGTACTGGCAAACGTGGAGGAAATCGATTCGCTGTTCCATGCCAGTCAGCGTCAGGTATCGGGTCTGCTTCAGATCGACGTGCCCAGTCGAATCGCGCGTCGACTGATAGCGCCGGCATTGCCGACGCTATTGCAGAGGCACCCACATTTGCGACTGATGTTGCGATCGAGCGATCGTGCTGTCGATCTTGTGCAAGACGGCGTGGATTGCGTGGTGCGCGTGGGGAGCTTGCATAACAGCAGTCTTGTGGTGCGATTGTTAGGTACGATTGCATTGATCAATTGTGCTAGTGCCGCTTACTTGAAGGAAAACGGCGTTCCCGAGCACCCGGATGGACTGAGCGCCGGGCATGCGATGGTGGGGTACGCCTCGCCCACAACGGGCCGGGAGTTGCCATGGGAGTACCTGAGTGAAGAGGGCGTCGAATGCACTGTGGACGTTCCCAGCCGTGTGGTGACGAACAACGCCGAGGACTACATTGCCTGTTGTCGGGCTGGCTTGGGACTGATTCAGATTCCGCGGTTCGATGTGCAATACCTGTTGGACTCGGGGGAGTTGGTGGAGGTGATGCCAGCGCACCGGCCGGCGTCGATGCCAGTCTCGCTGCTGTACCCTCACCGTCGTCAGCGCTCGCGACGGTTGACCGTTTTTATGGAGTGGTTTGACGAACTGATGCGAGAGCATCTGGAAGCGTAG